Sequence from the Magallana gigas chromosome 4, xbMagGiga1.1, whole genome shotgun sequence genome:
cggggaagaattttttcaggtgctcagttttcacggttatttctcagtaatgcaaaggcaaaaaaatcttacaacacgtatttaaacatttgtttatatcAAGCTttatatgaaagaaaatcatagtgttaaaaatcgttttatATGACCTTTAACCCTTTAACTACCAGAgatttaagaatttttattaaaaactgacaactaattttcaagtcaattttttttatgttttctagctacttttacataatataacatatatatatatatatatatatatatatatatatatatatatatatatatattctgaaaggtaaaatgttaaagtatcaaATTATTCAAAGTTACATGACGTCTCCGTTGCCATAGCAACTAAAGACGTGCTTAAATAGACACGAAggctatttttctattttatgttttctaggtacttttacataatataacacacatatatatatatatatatatatatatatatatatatatatatatatatatatatatatatatatatatattctgaaaggtaaaatgttaaagtatcaaATTATTCAAAGTTACATGACGTCTCCGTTGCATAGCAACTAAAGACGTGCTTAAATAGAAACGAAggctatttttctattttatgttttctaggtacttttacataatataacacacatatatatatatatatatatatatatatatatatatatatatatatatatatatatatatatatatatatatatatatattctgaaaggtaaaatgttaaagtatcaaATTATTCAAAGTTACATGACGTCTCCGTTGCATAGCAACTAAAGACGTGCTTAAATAGAAACGAAGGCTATTTTTCTCACTTGTGTCcatataatatattcaaattgCAAAATAACTTTAATAAAGTAGGAAATTTTAATTATACCCTGTTTACACGAGTCAGTTTAGACTTTAACTAAGACAACTTCAATCTGGTACATATCTAATACTTTAATTCGAAcaccttcccccccccccccccaaaaaaaaaaaagattaggGAGTTACTTGTAAATCAACTGGTCCGCCTGtttgtctgtgcaatcgtgtctgGCCAATATCTTTCTTATCAAGAATAACTGGAAGTTCATACTTCATACAAATATtgttatgacaaaaatatgtaaCATGACCTTTGACTCAAGGTCATTTGGTCatgttcaaggtcactgacaaTATAAGTTCGTAATTTGTGTCAGGTGCATATCTTTACTATGGAAAATCACTGGAAGTTCATACTTCACATAGAGATTGTTATTACGTACCAAAATAAGTGACATGACCCTTGACTCATGGTCATTTTGTAcagttcaaggtcactgacgAAATAAGTTCAAAATTTGAGTCAGGGGCATATCTTTACTATGGAGAATCACTGGAAGTTCATACTTCACATAAAGAGTGTTATTACCAAAATAAGTGACATGACCCTTGACTGAAGGTCATTTCCTAcaagtcaaggtcactgacaaaATAAGTTCAAAGTTTGAGTCAGGGGCATATCTTTGCTATTGAGAATCACTAGTAGAtcatacttcacacaaatattgttaTGACTCAAATAAGTGACATTATCCTTGACTTAATGGTCATTTTGTACAGTTCAGGgtcattaacaaaataaaacaaattcataatTTGAGTCAGGGGCATATCTTTGCTATTGAGAATCACTAGTAGAtcatacttcacacaaatattgttaTGACTCAAAAAGGTGACATTACCCTTGACTCAAGGTCATTCTGTACAGTTCATGgtcattaacaaaataaaacaaattcataatTTGAGTCAGGTGCATATCTTTGCTAGGGAGAATCACTGGTAGTTCATACTTCACAcgaagattgcttatgaccacaAAAAGTGACATGACCTTTGACTCAAGGCCATTTCATAgtgttcaaggtcactgacagaaaaagtTCTTTGTGTAGCCTTTATCCTTCTTAGGAGAAACTGtaacagttttattttacaagACGACTTTTAGATTGTGTTTTTGCAGGGGTGGAGTGTTGTTTGTGAGCTTGCTTTTGGTGCATCTAGTTTcggtttaattttaaatgaaaaaacaacaatctgtttgaaatttaagaattttgtAATCAGTAATCATGGTTAATGAATAAGTGATAGAGTACAAATTTCAATGTTTACTTTTTAGAAAAATGAATGTAACACAATGACAGTCATAAAGACATCATCATTGACAAACATGTAAATTGCATATGTACTtgcgtaaaaaaaaaccaagtttattcccaaaatcatgaaaatccaaTTTCgcaatatttccatcttttcaaggtaaatttcggaacaattatctttcctccgagaaaaagttgggggggggggggcatgggCTGAAttctctatgatgctatgtgcccaATGGTTAGTacgtctaactttgcaaaaaaaaggggggggcgCATTCAAGTTCCTGTTAGTTACATTTACATACAGTGTATACACAGAAGTATAGCTGAACTGTGATTATACAAAATCATGTAAACCTAAGGCATGTACAACTAATCATGAGGTAATTGATTGTGAATGTGGTACATTTGAAAACAGGCACCTCTACACAAGTAGATGTTGCAAATATTACAACCAAATATAGTTTCATGTCTTTGACCTTGAGAACCGCGCCATCTGCATCGCCTCTTTTTTTCACCAAGTTTAACATTCACGTGTCTTGAAATACCTGCCCTGGAAACCGAAGGACCATGTGGCTGGACTTTTCATAATCTTTTACGACTTGAGAAGTCCCCAATCAAGCATTGTGCAATATCCAGGGAGAAGTCATTCAAGGAATAGTGCTTAGTAGGCTTTGCTGTACCCGGCGTATTCAACCACAGAAGGAAGCTGTTTATAATAGAGATTTCAAATATGAAATTCATAAAGTACTTCCAGAATTTCTTTGAGGGTCTTCCGACAGGATTCTTTGATCTGTACTGTTGGGAGCGGTCCACTCCGGAGTAGTTCTGCTGGTAATGTTGTATTGGAGGAGGACGCTGAAGAACTACAAGATCACCACCCCTCCTGTGTCGAATGGCGGGTTCATCCCCAAGTGGGTTTGATGTAGTGGACAAGACATGTACCTGAAAAAGCATGCATTTATGTCATATAATTTTATTCCAGATTTTCctataaggccaaaaaaaaaaataccggtatgTGTGTTTCCTTTttcatcagattttaaaatagggtaggtaggttggctttttttttttttaatgagcttTTCAGTTTTCTCTTTTAATTCCTAGCATATGAtttttctatacattaataaaatgtattttacagatGGAGCAAATGTGAATAGTGACAACTGTTACAGAATTAAAGCTTTCTTAAATCTAAGATTAATTTGGAATGTACAccaagattttattttcatgtaaatagaaaatataaatactatAGATTAACTGAGTATAATACCCATTaccacaaatatattacatgtatatagtattaGTTCTATTTTCCTGGTCAACAGACATAACTGTAGACAGTAATATCGTAACTGTAGGTGTTGAATtcagaaacagaggaaattctggttAATCAGACGAGAGCCTTAGAATTAAAtcttttcaataattaaaaaaatcaaagtactgaaagtactgttagacggtggcgtcgtttgaaagtggcatattacatgtaacaatgagtGATGTATGATAATCATTTTTGTCGAAAACCGCGGCCAGTGTCGTATACATGCACTAATACTTAACGCTTActcgcacaactggtcgtgagtttcctacatggataattctgtggaaatcATACCTGTGATCTCAATCTACACTTTACAAATGCTGTGTCTCTTGgtcgtcatcttttggggaaaacccaAACATTTATCACAGTAGTCTTTGTcgtatagaagtttgtatctatattttgTTTCAATAGGTTTGTATCCatatcagttgacattaaaacccCGTTTgaatgactcattaaatatgtgggttgccaccacatattgaatgaataaatcaaatccaaagagATTTCATTACAGTtcgcccaaatatttgattgtttgaagAAGGAGATTTTtggtttttcccttttgacctttgggttgaccccgcaaaggggaacaacttttgaaaagtttggattggactattgtgctttaaatatattgtagatttctGAAATTTacgagaacaaataaagctttggCATGATAAAATACTAAtttttactaactatttggGCATACAAATAGTATGTTAattgtccctctcgacagcatt
This genomic interval carries:
- the LOC136274275 gene encoding piggyBac transposable element-derived protein 2-like, encoding MRCEPNGYTHDYRLYLGKFDEMQGQSLGERVVKHLCKDIKWKGHHVFFDRFFTSIPLVQCLENYGIYACGTIKANRRGFPTELKNPNLERGDAKQVQHENMVITVWNDNKPVHVLSTTSNPLGDEPAIRHRRGGDLVVLQRPPPIQHYQQNYSGVDRSQQYRSKNPVGRPSKKFWKYFMNFIFEISIINSFLLWLNTPGTAKPTKHYSLNDFSLDIAQCLIGDFSSRKRL